In Scophthalmus maximus strain ysfricsl-2021 chromosome 16, ASM2237912v1, whole genome shotgun sequence, the following proteins share a genomic window:
- the prrt2 gene encoding trafficking regulator of GLUT4 1 isoform X2: MMSAPAIWPGEEQPSLLDQEASLSSHASVSVPCTPAIGEHLIHCSSNPAITRPPRSKSKGELVIVINEKLKNSNGIHPVSAECTSPVISSPPRRQHSISYPHHGKTRKGSRASSVGYTAFSPRPSISRHSSIATNPPLDRTKVKDYLLLSVLACFCPVWPINIVGFVYSIMSKNSLEQGNLDGAVRLGRVAKMLSMVSLVGGTLIIIACIVNLAINVKT, encoded by the exons ATGATGTCAGCTCCTGCCATTTGGCCGGGGGAGGAACAACCATCCCTGCTGGACCAGGAGGCCTCTCTGTCGAGCCATGCCTCCGTCTCTGTGCCATGCACACCAGCCATTGGTGAACATCTCATCCACTGCAGCAGCAACCCGGCCATCACGCGGCCCCCCCGCAGCAAATCCAAAGGAGAACTGGTCATCGTCATCAACGAGAAACTGAAGAACA GTAACGGAATACATCCAGTGTCCGCAGAATGCACCTCTCCagtcatctcctctcctcccagaaGACAACACTCCATCTCTTACCCGCATCACGGCAAGACCAGGAAGGGAAGCAGGGCTAGCTCCGTTGGCTACACTGCCTTTTCGCCCAGGCCGTCCATCTCTCGCCACTCCAGCATCGCCACCAACCCGCCCTTGGACCGGACCAAGGTGAAGGACTACCTCCTCCTGTCCGTGCTCGCCTGCTTCTGCCCCGTCTGGCCCATAAACATTGTGGGATTTGTCTACTCCATCATG TCCAAGAACAGTCTCGAGCAGGGAAACCTGGACGGTGCTGTGCGTCTGGGACGTGTGGCCAAGATGCTCTCCATGGTATCACTAGTAGGAGGGACGCTCATTATCATCGCCTGCATTGTCAACCTGGCCA tAAATGTGAAAACCTGA
- the prrt2 gene encoding trafficking regulator of GLUT4 1 isoform X1, producing MMSAPAIWPGEEQPSLLDQEASLSSHASVSVPCTPAIGEHLIHCSSNPAITRPPRSKSKGELVIVINEKLKNSNGIHPVSAECTSPVISSPPRRQHSISYPHHGKTRKGSRASSVGYTAFSPRPSISRHSSIATNPPLDRTKVKDYLLLSVLACFCPVWPINIVGFVYSIMSKNSLEQGNLDGAVRLGRVAKMLSMVSLVGGTLIIIACIVNLASECPKSDL from the exons ATGATGTCAGCTCCTGCCATTTGGCCGGGGGAGGAACAACCATCCCTGCTGGACCAGGAGGCCTCTCTGTCGAGCCATGCCTCCGTCTCTGTGCCATGCACACCAGCCATTGGTGAACATCTCATCCACTGCAGCAGCAACCCGGCCATCACGCGGCCCCCCCGCAGCAAATCCAAAGGAGAACTGGTCATCGTCATCAACGAGAAACTGAAGAACA GTAACGGAATACATCCAGTGTCCGCAGAATGCACCTCTCCagtcatctcctctcctcccagaaGACAACACTCCATCTCTTACCCGCATCACGGCAAGACCAGGAAGGGAAGCAGGGCTAGCTCCGTTGGCTACACTGCCTTTTCGCCCAGGCCGTCCATCTCTCGCCACTCCAGCATCGCCACCAACCCGCCCTTGGACCGGACCAAGGTGAAGGACTACCTCCTCCTGTCCGTGCTCGCCTGCTTCTGCCCCGTCTGGCCCATAAACATTGTGGGATTTGTCTACTCCATCATG TCCAAGAACAGTCTCGAGCAGGGAAACCTGGACGGTGCTGTGCGTCTGGGACGTGTGGCCAAGATGCTCTCCATGGTATCACTAGTAGGAGGGACGCTCATTATCATCGCCTGCATTGTCAACCTGGCCAGTGAGTGTCCCAAATCTGACCTTTAA